One stretch of Phocoena phocoena chromosome 10, mPhoPho1.1, whole genome shotgun sequence DNA includes these proteins:
- the LOC136128922 gene encoding transmembrane protein 11, mitochondrial-like: MPMNLVHTYLVSHTPGKVTEDFGRWITVGNCLHKTPVLADTACLFTLLAPPLDYSHYISLPAGVLSQASCTLYGISWQFDPCCKYLVEYDAYRLSRLPLHTLTSSTLVVLVLKDDLHRKRLHNTIALAALVYYVKKIYELCAV, translated from the exons ATGCCCATGAATCTTGTTCATACCTACCTGGTATCTCACACACCTGGCAAGGTGACCG AAGATTTTGGCCGCTGGATCACCGTGGGCAACTGCCTGCACAAGACCCCTGTGCTGGCGGACACCGCCTGCCTCTTCACCCTGCTGGCGCCGCCCCTGGATTACTCCCACTATATCTCGCTGCCCGCGGGTGTGCTGAGCCAGGCCTCCTGCACCCTCTACGGCATCTCCTGGCAGTTCGACCCCTGCTGCAAGTACCTGGTGGAGTACGACGCCTACAGACTGTCCCGGCTGCCCCTGCACACACTCACCTCCTCCACCCTGGTGGTGCTGGTCCTGAAGGACGACTTGCACAGGAAGAGACTGCACAACACGATAGCACTGGCGGCTCTGGTGTACTACGTCAAGAAGATTTACGAGCTCTGCGCTGTATGA